A single window of Chloracidobacterium sp. DNA harbors:
- a CDS encoding type II secretion system F family protein has protein sequence MPTFAFKGRNRLNELVTGEREAATQDELRALLRREQIVMTQASEKGREISIPKLGTRKKVKAKELAVFTRQFSVMIDAGLPLVQCLDILAEQQLNAFFKDVLRQVRQSVEEGSTLFAALQKHPKVFDSLFTHMVEAGETGGVLDLILQRLATLIEKVVKLKRSIVSASIYPAAVITVAIGAIAIIMIVVIPQFEQIFLGLLGPGEALPLPTRIVMSISGFIAGWGGLTTLVVLIASGIGISTYYKTPKGRWQIDALLLKTPIFGSILRKVGVARFSRILSTLLSSGVPILQSLDITAKTAGNVIIEDAILKVRAGVERGENFVDPLKATNVFPHMVGQMIGVGEQTGALDAMLGKIADFYEEEVDTAIADLLGLMEPVLIAFLGVTIGGIVISMYLPLFSLIGKLAGGAK, from the coding sequence ATGCCAACATTTGCATTTAAGGGCAGAAATCGCCTCAACGAACTAGTCACCGGCGAACGCGAGGCCGCTACACAGGATGAACTGCGGGCGCTATTGCGACGTGAGCAGATCGTGATGACGCAAGCCTCAGAAAAGGGGCGCGAAATATCGATCCCCAAGCTCGGCACAAGGAAAAAGGTCAAGGCTAAGGAACTCGCGGTATTCACCCGACAGTTCTCAGTAATGATCGACGCCGGATTGCCGCTTGTGCAGTGTTTGGACATTTTGGCCGAACAGCAGCTCAACGCATTTTTCAAGGATGTGCTTCGGCAGGTGAGACAGAGCGTCGAAGAAGGTTCGACACTCTTTGCCGCTTTGCAAAAGCATCCGAAAGTCTTTGATAGCCTGTTCACCCATATGGTCGAGGCCGGTGAAACCGGTGGTGTGCTGGATCTGATCCTGCAGCGTCTGGCAACACTGATCGAAAAGGTGGTCAAACTTAAACGCAGTATCGTTTCAGCGTCAATTTACCCCGCCGCCGTCATAACGGTCGCAATCGGAGCCATCGCGATCATTATGATCGTCGTCATTCCGCAGTTCGAGCAGATCTTCCTCGGCCTCTTGGGGCCCGGCGAAGCACTTCCGTTACCGACCAGGATCGTTATGTCGATCTCAGGATTCATCGCCGGATGGGGCGGACTGACAACGCTGGTCGTTTTGATCGCATCGGGAATCGGGATCAGCACCTATTACAAGACGCCAAAGGGACGCTGGCAGATCGATGCTTTATTGCTCAAAACACCTATCTTCGGTAGCATCCTTCGCAAGGTCGGGGTTGCTCGCTTTTCCCGTATCCTTTCAACACTGCTTTCGTCAGGTGTGCCGATCCTGCAATCACTCGACATTACGGCTAAAACCGCCGGCAACGTCATTATCGAGGACGCTATCCTTAAGGTTCGGGCCGGTGTCGAGCGCGGAGAGAACTTTGTCGATCCACTTAAGGCAACTAATGTATTCCCTCATATGGTCGGGCAGATGATCGGTGTTGGTGAACAGACCGGTGCCCTCGACGCGATGCTAGGTAAGATCGCCGACTTTTATGAAGAAGAGGTCGATACCGCTATCGCCGATCTACTCGGCTTGATGGAACCCGTCCTGATCGCATTTCTTGGCGTGACCATCGGCGGAATCGTTATCTCGATGTACTTACCGCTGTTTTCGCTTATTGGCAAACTTGCCGGAGGCGCAAAATAA